GCGGCGCTGCCATTGTCGATACGAAGGGGCACACCATCATACCAGGGGGCCAGATAGTCATGGTTCTGTAATGGGATATGGCTGTTGGGCACCAGGCCACCCTCGGTATCCCAGTTGCCGACAACGGCATTGAGAATAGCCATTGCCCGGCGCAACTGAACATCGTCATCAGCAAATGAAGAACGGCGTCCGGGATAGAACACCGCCTTGGGCGCGGCCTTGGCGAACTCCCGCGCAATGCGTTTGATATCCTCGGCCGGGATTTCACACTCCACGGCCGCCCATTCAGGAGTGTACTGCTTGACGTGCGGCACCAGCATATCGAAACCGACTGTCATCTTCTCGACAAAATCTTTGGCATACCGCCCTTCGCCAACAATGACGTTAATCATCGCCAGGACAAAGGCCATATCCGATCCCGGCTTGATCGGAAACCACTCATCGGCCTTGGCGGCGGTTTTGGTGAAGCGTGGATCAAGGTAAATCAGTTTGCGTCGACCGCCGTCACCCTTGAGCTGATCAATGGAATCCGGGGTGATCAGAGCTTCGCTGCGATTGGCTCCCGCCATGATGATGTAATCCGCATTGAGAACGTCCGGCGTCGGGAATGTGCCGTAAGTGGCGCTGAACCCTTGAATGTTGGAAGACAAACATAGGCTCGGATGGCGTACCGTATTCGGCGAACCGAAGCATTCCGCCATTTGCAGGAAAAAGTGTTCCTGAAAGGTCCCCTCGGTCGAGGCGAACATCACCCCGGCCCGGGTATATTTTTCGGCGATCTCATTCATATTCTTCGCCACCAGGTCGAGAGCCTCGTCCCAGCTGGCACGCCGCCATTTTCCCTCACCCCGTTTGCCTGAGCGGATCAGTGGATATTTCAGGCGATCAGGATCATAAACCACCTTGACGCCGGCATTTCCACGGGCGCAAAGCATGCCGCGGCTCTTGATGTATTCGGGGTTCGGATCCAGCTTGTGGATTCGTCCATCGCGAACCCGTGCGATCACGCCACATTTGTTGACACACATGCCACAGGCGGTAAAGACATCCTTCGTCCCTCCCATCTTCGACGTTGTGACCTCGCCAGAATCGGCCAGCGCCTTGAGTACCGTCGTTTGTGCCCCGACTGTCGCGACAGCCAGCGCACATCCCGAAGTCCCCAGAAAACGCCGACGACTCAGTTTTTTATCGATCAGTCGTGCCACGTCAAACTCCTTTTCGCCTTGCCGGCCTCATGAACATCCAAACCTGCCGGCTTAATAATTAACTCAATAATCTAGATACTTGAATGTTTTAATCCAAAATAAAGGGAGGACGGATAAAGCGCCGTCCTCCCCGGATAAAATTTAAAACTTAACTGTCATGGACAGATTTACATCCACAGCGGTGTCAACCACCGGGAACGCCGAGTAAGCTTTCCCATCTTTAACATCAGCAACCTTCTGTGGCTTACCGACCGGAGAGCCGCTACCAGTGTACTGATAATCATAGTAAAGCGCACCAAGCTTGATGAAGGCCCTCGGATTGATATCGAAGATATAATAGACTTCACCGACATGACCACGAGTTGCCAGTTTGGAGCCTAAGACATCGTCCTGTGCCTGGGTAAAGGGAATCCAATATTCTGAACCGTAGTTGTACTCCAGGCCCAGCTTACCCATGGGGGCAGGAATCTGCATGCCGACGTAGACCGAATAACCGTTGTGATCTTTGCCAACTCCATCTTGCGCGTAATTTCCAGTAGGTGCCCCTGTTGCAGCATCATAAATTGGCGCCGCATCCGACAAGAGACCGCCGAAGCCCATACCATTAAAGTTATTATTGGCAATAGTCCGGGTGTAACCGAAGGAACCGAAGAAGTTCATGCCATTCATGAGGGAGACACCACCACCGACACCTGCCAGTATCATGTCACCAATATTGGTCGAAGCCTGCAGACGTGAAATATAGCCCAATGGATTTGAGCCGTCCGCTGCAAGTCCCATAGGCATGACCGCTAACCCTTTGAAACCATCGCTGACGTCCTTGACCCCAAACAACGTCATCTGCAGCCAGGAAGCATCGGTATTCCAGACGTCGAAGTTAAACCCGCCGAGATGGGTGTCTTTGACATCCGTTTCACGATAAAGAGTGCCATTGCCATACTGCGACTCATAGCCCTGGCCGTAGCAGAAACGCAGGGTCTGCCCTTCCACTTCAGTCAGATCGCTCAGGTGGTAACCGATGGTGATGCCGTCAAAGTTGAAATTGACCAGATGGCCCGAAGGGGTGCCGCCGCGCAGCTCGTTTTCGCGGTAGTTGGCCGGTGCGCCATAGGTCGAGGGCCGACGGCCGATCGACAGATAAAAGGGGCTGTCAGCAATGTCTTTCCAGACAAAAAAGGCCCGCTCGACCCGCAGGAAATCGCCGTTGGTGTTACCACCGTCGGTGCCGTCCATGGTGAAGGCGTTCCAGGAGTCCATGACCTTGGCCCCAGTCGAATCACCCCAGTTTTTATACATGTTCAGGCGGCCCATAAACTCCATATTATCAGCAATGTGAGCCTTCATCCCAAGACGCAGACGGGTCGTATAAAGAAGCGCGTTGGTCTCGTCAAATTCAGCCTTGGGAAGGGCAAAAAATCCTGCGGTGGTCATCATCCCCTGTGCAACCGTTACCTTTTGCTTGGTTGAATCGGCCTTAACTCGCAGGTCGCCGTAGAAACTTATCCGGTCAGTTGCGACCTTACGCTCGGCCTTATCAAGCCGAGAACTCAATTCGTCCAACTGCTGCTGCAGTTGATCAACAGTCGCTGCCATAACCGTGGCAGGGGCCAGCAGCAACAGGACCATCAACAGGGTCAAAAACTTTTGCATCGTCATTCCTCCATATTTATAAGTTAAAATCCCTGCTCAGCCGCAGGTTTCAGGTTGGTCTGAGTCAACAGCGTGGTCAAACAGGAACTGATTGATATCCTTCAGATCCTTTTCGGAAAACTTTTTCATGACCTCGGGACTTTTCTTGTGTTTGTCCTCGTTAAAGAAGCGATCCCACTGTTTCTGGGTTTTCGACAGCGGGGTTAGCTCTCCACCCTCGGCACCGGAGACATGACAGACTTTGCAATTTTTCTTGTAGAGATATTTGCCTTTACGCGAGTTACCGCCCTCTGCAGCAAAGACTGCTGTGCAAGCAAAAACCACCACCATCATCACGATCAGAACCTTCATCAATTTCATTTTCTGCTCCTTCTCAAGCCTTGAGATGTTTATGCCACGAACAACCAGACGAATATTCGCAGCGGTTACTATTGTTGTTGCGTTACTGGCAAGACAATTTTCAACGAAATTGGCCAGGACATTGATAGAGATTAAATATGTTTTACGCGATATCTAAATTTCTCAATATAGTACTATCAAGATATATGCCAAGCAGAATGCTTTTTGTAAAACTTCGAAACTATAGGGGTTTTTAAAAAAACACCTGAGGGCGGCAAACAGATACGAAACGATTTGTTTCTAATGTTCGGCGATAAAATTCGGGAGGGGCCTGCATTCTACGGTTGTTTGTCGAGAATTTGCGAGGATTGAAACATTTCGTTTCTGGAAACATTTTGTTTCACTGGAAAACAGTTTCTGCTATCTGCGAAAGAAGTTATCGGTAAGAAATCAATAAAAAAAGCACCAGGGAAAATTCCGATGCTTCATACTTTACCAACCTTCAACCCGACTGAACTGTCAACTTACATCGCAGAGTTCTTCTTCATGTTGACAAAACAGCATCAAAATCTCTGCCGACCAACGGTAAACCTGGTGGGCACTCTCGACCCGCAGAATTCGCTGGCAAAACGGATAAACCCAGGGCTGCAGCAAGGAATGACAGAAATCGACCTGTTTCTGACGTAAGCTATGAGCTGCCTCAAGGTCATTGCGCGACAAGGCATCGATCTCCTTCCCTACCAGAAAGTAGAGAAACTCCATTTCGGTCGCAATAAAATCGGGGGGTTCACCACCTTCCTCATGGTTCAAACCCTCTCCTTCGTAAGCGCTCAAAACGCAAAGTGTTGTTTGCCCCATCAACTGCCCCTCTTTTTCGAGATAAACCGAACCATAAGGGGGTGCCGGGACGCCGCCCAGTCGGCTGATAAAAAGTTCAGTATAACCAGTTTGCAGTTCAACCAGATCCGGGAGAGCGTTCAACTGCGGGGGGTGAGATGAAAGAAGGGTGGCCGCCGCGGCAACCTCATCAGATAAATCTCCAATCAGAGAAATATCAGGGTAGCTGAATATTCTCGCAAAAAACCGATACAGCTCCTGGCGTTGATAATTCTCAAGCATGTTGTCCATGACTCCCTTGCCGATCCGTTTAAAAACCCAAATGCAAAATCAATTTTCCAACCCGCATAGTCCAGCAGGGTCCTTGGAGCCTGCTGGACTATGCGGGTTGAAGCGAAAATTCGAATGGTTGAGATCAGATTTTGGCTCGGTTGCAGGCTCATAGCCATAGCTATGGGGCAAAAAGGAGCTGAAATCTGGGCCAAACAGTCGGATTTGCAGCCAGCTCATGGATAGTCCAGCAGGCTCCTAGACCAGACCCGCATTCTTCATACGGCGCCACAGGGTCGTGCGACTGATCCCAAGCGCATCAGCTGCCGCACTTTTTTGCCAGCGACAACGCTCAAGGACCTGCTGCAACTCGCGCTGCTCACCCCCTTCAGAGTCATCGGCAATATTTGTCGCTTTGGTTATATATCCCTGCATCTGAACCGGCAGGAAGCGGCGTTCGATTCGCCCTGAAGTACTGGTGACATAGGCATGTTCCACCGCATTTTCAAGTTCCCGCACATTTCCAGGCCAATTGTATTCCATCATCAGCGCCATGGCGCGGGTTGAAATTTCCTGGATTCGCTCGCCGCGGGCATTAAATTTTTCGATAAAGAACTCCACCAACAACGGAATATCTTCTTTCCGCTCCCGCAAGGGCGGAAGATGCAGCGGAACGACACACAGTCGATAGTAAAGGTCCTCACGAAAAAGCCCCTGTGCGACCTCTTTGCGCAGATCCTTGTTGGTCGCCGCGATCACTCGCACATCCGCCTTAAGGGTCTTGACCCCACCGACACGCTCAAATTCACGTTCTTGCACAGCGCGTAACAGCTTGGCTTGCAAGGCGAAGGAGGTATCTCCGATCTCGTCCAGAAACAGTGTGCCGCCCTCAGCCAGTTCAAAACGCCCCGGCTTGTCACGAATCGCCCCGGTAAAGGCTCCCCTGTCATGGCCAAACAGTTCGCTTTCAAGCAAACTGTCGGTCAATGCGGCACAGTTGACCCGCACAAAAGGCTTATTCCGGCGTTCGGAACGGTAGTGAATGGTCCGTGCCATAATCTCTTTGCCGGTGCCGCTCTCACCTTGAATCAGCACCGTTGCCTCGGTGGCGGCCACATTGTCCGCCAGCTCAAAGAGCTCGGCCATCGTCTTGCTTTTGCCGACAAAATCACTAAAAGAGAGACTATCCCCTAAACGTTTTTTTAGTTTTTCAACCTCGGACCGATCGCGCACAATCCCGATACAACCGCTGATCTTTCCATCGGAATCTCGTAACAGGTCGGAAGAGATAAAGGCAGGGATGTTGCCACCGACCCGACTGACAAGAGTGGCGCGACAATTTTGAATCGGTTTCTCATTCTCAAGCGTCCAGCGCAGCGGACAATCGACGTCACACACGCTGGTTTTCAGAACGTCGCGACAACAGGCACCAAGAACTTCCTCCTCTGCAAAGCCGGTCATCCGCTCAAGGCTGCGCGAAAAGGCCGTAATCCGCATGGAAGTATCAACCGTATAAATACCGTCAGCGATTGAATTGACCAGTGCCTTCGAACGCTCCGTCTCAGCCTGCAGACTCGCCTGTTTCTTTTGCAGACGGGCCGACATTTCATGAATCACCGGCGCCTGACGAAAGGATTCCAGCAGTGCCACACAAGAGCCCTCATCCCCGAAGAGCGGCGTCAACTCGACGATCAAAGGCAGACCGTCCCCGATCCCTTCCGTTTCCAGACGATGCAGACCTTTCCCCTGTTTGACAATTTCGGCGAGGGGGCCACTCTCGGACAGAACCGAAAACCCCGTCGCCTCATCCGCATGCCGACCGCGCAACGACGCCTCATCAGCCTGAAACAAGCTACAGGCCTGCTTGTTAGCCGCGAGCACCATCCCCTGCAGGTCAAGAAGGAGTGCTGCTTGCGGGAGTTGTTCAAACAGCTTGCGATCACCCAGAAAAGGGAGGGACATAGCCAATTCCTATTTTTAATTAATATATATGATATTTAATATCTTACAGAGCCCAGGAATTCAGGTCAACAGAAATTTGCGCCGGGCAAACGCAGCCCTGAATCGACAGGCCCGGGGCCACTTCCTTCACAAATAACTTCGCCCGCCAACGTAGGCATTTGACCAGTATTTTGAGGAGAGGTTCGCGAGTCGCACCGTCTTGCCAGTCCGCGGCGCATGAATAAATTGGCCAGCACCGGCATAAATTCCGACATGCGTCACCCGATTACCACCGTGGGTCGCAAAAAAGACCAGATCCCCTTTCTGCAGTTGAGCCATGGAAATCTTAACCCCTTTGTCGTATTGAGCTCTTGAATTCCGTGGCAGATTTAAACCATTAATACGATAGCAGACCAGGGTCAGTCCGCTGCAATCAAAACCCCGCTGGGTCTCCCCCCCCCATAGATAGGGGACGCCGATAAATTTACGCGCGGTCCTCACCAGTTCATCCCGTAAACTTCCGCGACCGCTCCGCCTGATTTGCGCCGCGGGATAACTTTCCGGGATCACGACAAAAAAACGCGCGATCACCCCCTTGCGCTGCAACAGTTCCGCCTGTCCCCGGGCGGCAGGGTATTGCGCATAATTTCCAAAACGAACTTTGTACAGGTTATCAGAATCACGAAAATAGTAGGCATCAAGCCCTTTGGCCTCAAGCTCCTTTTCAAATCTCGCAGCATTCTGAACCTCCGAAAAGGCCCCGACCTGAATGCTGAATTGCATCGTTTCCAGTGTGGTGGTCTCTCCTGCGGCAGGCTGCGTGACAATCAGCCCGGCTATCGGATCGCCCGAACCCGTCACATCCCCCGGCGGAGATAATAAAATGGATGATGGCCCACAGCCTGGCAACAGCAATAGAAAACAAAATAAAAAACAACAAGCAGTGAGGGCCCATTGAGACCGCAACATCAAAATTCTCCACGTTATAATGGTCCCGGGTCGCACTTGACAGCTCCGGGCAACAGCAAAAATCTGAAGCCTTTGCCCATACTACCTTGCAACTTACCTCAGGCCAACACTCGGATCAGCGAAATTGAGCCCGCAGGAAAAATATTACCCGATCTGGCTCCTGCAGGGACTTACAACCTCTGATATGATGTCGGTCAAGGAGGTCGTCATGACAAACAGCTCGAAGTTTCCGCTGCAGGTCTTCTACGACGGCAGTTGCGGAGTGTGCAGCCGCGAAATGATGATCTACCAGCGGCGTGAGTGCACAGACCGCCTGCATTTTATCGATATCAGCGCCCCCGACTTCAACGCCGCCGAGCATGGGCGCAGCCGCGCTCAGTTTATACAAGAATTGCATGTCCGCGATTCAGCAGGGGAGTTCCATACCGGCGTGGCCGCGTTTAGCCAAATCTGGAGTGCCTTTCCCGACTCACCGCTCTACAGCCTGCTCGAATGGACGGTCGGTCTGCCGGGAATTCACCAGGCCGCCGACCTCGGCTACGCCACCTTCGCCAAATTCCGGCACCTGTTGCCTAAAACTGACTGTCGCGACGGCAGTTGTGGATTACACTGATATTAATTGGTATGCTGAAACTCGACGGACTATTGACCAGCAGAGGAGAGTTACAATGAAGAAATCAATAATCGCCCTTTCACTTTTCACCATGATTATAGCTGGTTGCGTCTCGCAACCGGGCCAGAGAGAACAGATGGGAACATTGTTGGGCGCCGGGACTGGCGCCCTGGTTGGCTCCCAAATGGGGAGTGGCACGGGACGCCTGGTGGCCGTCGCCATCGGCACCCTGGCGGGCGCCCTGATCGGGCAGGATGTGGGACGCACCCTGGATGCGGCCGACCGCATGGCAATGGAGCAGAATGCCCAATATGCGCTGGAGCATGCACCGACCAACGCCGCGACCCCCTGGCGCAATCCCGATTCTGGCAACAGCGGGAATATCATCCCGATTGAAACCTACAAGGCCAAAACCGGAGAATACTGCCGGGAATACCAACAGACCGTCAGGATTGGTGGCGAGGTGCAGAAAGCCTACGG
Above is a genomic segment from Geopsychrobacter electrodiphilus DSM 16401 containing:
- a CDS encoding molybdopterin-containing oxidoreductase family protein codes for the protein MARLIDKKLSRRRFLGTSGCALAVATVGAQTTVLKALADSGEVTTSKMGGTKDVFTACGMCVNKCGVIARVRDGRIHKLDPNPEYIKSRGMLCARGNAGVKVVYDPDRLKYPLIRSGKRGEGKWRRASWDEALDLVAKNMNEIAEKYTRAGVMFASTEGTFQEHFFLQMAECFGSPNTVRHPSLCLSSNIQGFSATYGTFPTPDVLNADYIIMAGANRSEALITPDSIDQLKGDGGRRKLIYLDPRFTKTAAKADEWFPIKPGSDMAFVLAMINVIVGEGRYAKDFVEKMTVGFDMLVPHVKQYTPEWAAVECEIPAEDIKRIAREFAKAAPKAVFYPGRRSSFADDDVQLRRAMAILNAVVGNWDTEGGLVPNSHIPLQNHDYLAPWYDGVPLRIDNGSAAFLSEKDGSWTAMRDRILEEKPYPVKGMMIYKQNVLMSVPNRAKTMKMMDQMDFICTIDIAMSDTAWYSDVVLPEATYLERQDPLESIGGILPVVAFRQPCIEPLFESKPNLWIMQNLAKRLSSDIADTFDFTMDDYIHHQVEKNPKILKDLKSKGVHYMKVEPSYGLTKGKRLRTKTGKIEIYSENYVKKGLDPMPVYKRHAGVPTGKFRLIVGRNAYFTHGTTANNAYLHDLMPENALWLNTQSAKKMGLRDGQMVKVKSNVGEGTLKLEVTDKIRPDCVYMAHGFGVISKGQSLIYGVGACDAALIEEKLEPISGNVAMHQTFVDVSPA
- a CDS encoding DUF3373 family protein, whose translation is MQKFLTLLMVLLLLAPATVMAATVDQLQQQLDELSSRLDKAERKVATDRISFYGDLRVKADSTKQKVTVAQGMMTTAGFFALPKAEFDETNALLYTTRLRLGMKAHIADNMEFMGRLNMYKNWGDSTGAKVMDSWNAFTMDGTDGGNTNGDFLRVERAFFVWKDIADSPFYLSIGRRPSTYGAPANYRENELRGGTPSGHLVNFNFDGITIGYHLSDLTEVEGQTLRFCYGQGYESQYGNGTLYRETDVKDTHLGGFNFDVWNTDASWLQMTLFGVKDVSDGFKGLAVMPMGLAADGSNPLGYISRLQASTNIGDMILAGVGGGVSLMNGMNFFGSFGYTRTIANNNFNGMGFGGLLSDAAPIYDAATGAPTGNYAQDGVGKDHNGYSVYVGMQIPAPMGKLGLEYNYGSEYWIPFTQAQDDVLGSKLATRGHVGEVYYIFDINPRAFIKLGALYYDYQYTGSGSPVGKPQKVADVKDGKAYSAFPVVDTAVDVNLSMTVKF
- a CDS encoding c-type cytochrome, with product MKLMKVLIVMMVVVFACTAVFAAEGGNSRKGKYLYKKNCKVCHVSGAEGGELTPLSKTQKQWDRFFNEDKHKKSPEVMKKFSEKDLKDINQFLFDHAVDSDQPETCG
- a CDS encoding TorD/DmsD family molecular chaperone translates to MDNMLENYQRQELYRFFARIFSYPDISLIGDLSDEVAAAATLLSSHPPQLNALPDLVELQTGYTELFISRLGGVPAPPYGSVYLEKEGQLMGQTTLCVLSAYEGEGLNHEEGGEPPDFIATEMEFLYFLVGKEIDALSRNDLEAAHSLRQKQVDFCHSLLQPWVYPFCQRILRVESAHQVYRWSAEILMLFCQHEEELCDVS
- a CDS encoding sigma 54-interacting transcriptional regulator; its protein translation is MSLPFLGDRKLFEQLPQAALLLDLQGMVLAANKQACSLFQADEASLRGRHADEATGFSVLSESGPLAEIVKQGKGLHRLETEGIGDGLPLIVELTPLFGDEGSCVALLESFRQAPVIHEMSARLQKKQASLQAETERSKALVNSIADGIYTVDTSMRITAFSRSLERMTGFAEEEVLGACCRDVLKTSVCDVDCPLRWTLENEKPIQNCRATLVSRVGGNIPAFISSDLLRDSDGKISGCIGIVRDRSEVEKLKKRLGDSLSFSDFVGKSKTMAELFELADNVAATEATVLIQGESGTGKEIMARTIHYRSERRNKPFVRVNCAALTDSLLESELFGHDRGAFTGAIRDKPGRFELAEGGTLFLDEIGDTSFALQAKLLRAVQEREFERVGGVKTLKADVRVIAATNKDLRKEVAQGLFREDLYYRLCVVPLHLPPLRERKEDIPLLVEFFIEKFNARGERIQEISTRAMALMMEYNWPGNVRELENAVEHAYVTSTSGRIERRFLPVQMQGYITKATNIADDSEGGEQRELQQVLERCRWQKSAAADALGISRTTLWRRMKNAGLV
- a CDS encoding C40 family peptidase → MLRSQWALTACCFLFCFLLLLPGCGPSSILLSPPGDVTGSGDPIAGLIVTQPAAGETTTLETMQFSIQVGAFSEVQNAARFEKELEAKGLDAYYFRDSDNLYKVRFGNYAQYPAARGQAELLQRKGVIARFFVVIPESYPAAQIRRSGRGSLRDELVRTARKFIGVPYLWGGETQRGFDCSGLTLVCYRINGLNLPRNSRAQYDKGVKISMAQLQKGDLVFFATHGGNRVTHVGIYAGAGQFIHAPRTGKTVRLANLSSKYWSNAYVGGRSYL
- a CDS encoding thiol-disulfide oxidoreductase DCC family protein, with protein sequence MTNSSKFPLQVFYDGSCGVCSREMMIYQRRECTDRLHFIDISAPDFNAAEHGRSRAQFIQELHVRDSAGEFHTGVAAFSQIWSAFPDSPLYSLLEWTVGLPGIHQAADLGYATFAKFRHLLPKTDCRDGSCGLH
- a CDS encoding RT0821/Lpp0805 family surface protein, whose protein sequence is MKKSIIALSLFTMIIAGCVSQPGQREQMGTLLGAGTGALVGSQMGSGTGRLVAVAIGTLAGALIGQDVGRTLDAADRMAMEQNAQYALEHAPTNAATPWRNPDSGNSGNIIPIETYKAKTGEYCREYQQTVRIGGEVQKAYGTACRQPDGSWKIIR